One genomic window of Spirochaetota bacterium includes the following:
- a CDS encoding nitronate monooxygenase family protein — MKTRITEMLNVTYPFFGGTMMYISTASFVSAISEAGGVGILASAMFRSKESFRDAIKEIKDKTDKPFAVNINLFPMMQPIDNNEYLDVILEEGVKIVESSGHRAPDDIVARLKPEGVKLIHKCVGVRYARKAESTGVDMVTVVGFENGGATGTLDITTLCLVPTVVNGVNIPVIGGGGISSGAAIAAILGLGAEGVIIGTLLLCTEECPIHDNLKKTLLEAKETDTTLIMRPYGNTHRCLINDVVKKVQELEKENAPIEKVIPIIAGEENSKLINEGDLTKGFISCGQGIGQINKILPLKELFQQLAEETRSANNRLNDILR; from the coding sequence ATGAAAACTAGGATAACAGAGATGTTGAATGTCACTTATCCCTTCTTTGGTGGTACTATGATGTACATATCAACCGCCTCCTTCGTTAGCGCAATATCGGAGGCTGGGGGTGTCGGGATATTAGCTTCAGCAATGTTTAGAAGTAAAGAGAGTTTCAGGGATGCTATTAAAGAAATTAAGGATAAAACCGATAAACCCTTTGCTGTAAACATTAACCTTTTCCCTATGATGCAGCCTATAGATAATAATGAGTATTTGGATGTTATATTAGAGGAAGGGGTAAAGATAGTTGAATCAAGCGGGCATCGTGCACCTGATGATATTGTAGCTAGATTGAAGCCAGAGGGAGTGAAATTGATTCATAAATGTGTTGGAGTGCGTTATGCGAGAAAAGCTGAATCAACTGGCGTAGATATGGTGACAGTAGTCGGCTTTGAGAATGGTGGCGCTACTGGAACATTGGATATTACTACCCTTTGCCTTGTTCCAACGGTTGTTAATGGGGTTAATATTCCTGTAATAGGTGGTGGTGGAATTTCTTCAGGTGCAGCAATAGCAGCTATTCTGGGATTAGGAGCAGAGGGTGTTATAATTGGAACCTTATTGCTCTGCACAGAAGAATGTCCAATACACGACAACCTAAAGAAGACTCTGCTTGAAGCAAAAGAGACCGATACAACCCTAATTATGCGTCCATATGGCAATACCCATAGATGTTTGATCAATGATGTTGTAAAAAAGGTGCAGGAACTCGAAAAGGAGAATGCGCCTATTGAGAAGGTGATCCCGATTATCGCTGGTGAAGAGAATTCCAAGTTAATCAACGAAGGCGACTTGACAAAAGGATTCATCTCCTGTGGTCAGGGTATAGGACAGATCAATAAAATTTTGCCCCTTAAAGAGTTATTTCAACAGTTGGCTGAAGAGACAAGATCAGCTAATAATAGGCTGAATGATATACTTCGTTAG
- the tkt gene encoding transketolase yields MKISADDLKLIANTIRSLSIDAIQKANSGHPGMVMGCADIAAVLWSKILKHNPSNPGWINRDRFVLSAGHGSMLMYSVLHLSGYDITLEDIKNFRQMNSITPGHPEYRSTPGIETTTGPLGQGFANAIGMAIASLFLAREFNDDEVSIIDHYIYAIVSDGDVMEGISYEAASIAGHIGLGNVIFIYDYNKTTIEGDIDLTYSEDIKKRFESCNWHVQFADGHNYDEIENAVLKAQKIEDRPSIIIANTVIAKGSPNKEGSEDTHGAPLGEEEVRASKQNIGFDANLHFYVPQRVYDILTERKGELKRINELWDEKFNKLIVGNRKDRWDKFFTNPDIESLRKNLPVFDIDQAIATRSASGKMLEMLFKEVPNIVGGSADLGSSNKSFVKGYEETGRNKLGRNIHFGVREHAMAAIQNGISCYGGFLPYTATFFVFTDYMRPAVRIAALSRLHVIYVLSHDSVFVGEDGPTHQPVEHLAGIRMIPNLTVIRPADALETREAWISAIENRDGPTALILTRQNVPVIKRKSQAERDLDKGAYIIYDTALASDVILIASGSEVHISIDAAIKLEEEGIKARVISFPSWELFERQSCEYKEKILPKEIKKRVVIEAGIRMGWERYAGDKALYITMEQFGVSAPYKMLAERYGFNCDYIKAKVLEYLKA; encoded by the coding sequence ATGAAAATAAGTGCCGACGATCTGAAGCTTATTGCTAACACAATAAGAAGTCTTTCCATAGATGCTATACAGAAAGCTAATTCCGGCCATCCTGGAATGGTCATGGGATGTGCTGATATTGCAGCTGTTCTATGGAGTAAAATTCTGAAGCATAATCCATCGAATCCAGGTTGGATAAATCGTGACAGGTTTGTCTTGTCCGCAGGCCATGGTTCAATGCTGATGTATTCTGTTTTGCATCTTTCAGGATATGATATAACCCTTGAAGATATCAAGAACTTTCGGCAAATGAACAGCATTACTCCTGGCCATCCTGAATATCGAAGCACACCCGGTATCGAGACAACCACTGGCCCTTTAGGACAGGGATTTGCTAACGCTATTGGCATGGCAATAGCCAGCCTATTCTTGGCAAGGGAATTCAATGATGATGAAGTCAGTATCATAGATCACTATATATATGCGATTGTGAGTGACGGGGATGTAATGGAGGGAATATCTTATGAGGCAGCATCAATAGCTGGTCATATTGGCCTTGGAAATGTGATATTTATCTATGACTATAATAAAACTACAATAGAAGGGGATATCGATCTAACTTATTCGGAGGATATTAAAAAGAGATTTGAATCCTGTAATTGGCATGTCCAGTTTGCAGATGGCCATAATTATGATGAGATAGAGAATGCAGTATTGAAGGCGCAAAAGATAGAGGATAGGCCATCAATTATTATAGCAAATACAGTAATAGCCAAGGGAAGCCCGAATAAGGAAGGGAGTGAAGATACACATGGGGCTCCCCTGGGTGAGGAGGAGGTTAGGGCATCAAAACAGAATATTGGATTCGATGCCAATTTGCATTTCTATGTTCCACAGAGGGTATATGATATACTGACTGAGAGGAAAGGGGAGTTGAAGAGGATTAATGAATTATGGGATGAGAAATTTAATAAGCTTATTGTTGGTAATCGTAAAGACAGGTGGGATAAATTTTTTACAAATCCTGATATCGAATCTCTCCGAAAGAATTTGCCTGTGTTTGATATAGATCAGGCAATTGCAACTAGAAGCGCTAGCGGAAAGATGCTGGAGATGCTTTTCAAAGAAGTTCCAAATATAGTAGGTGGTTCCGCTGACCTTGGATCAAGTAATAAATCCTTTGTTAAGGGATATGAAGAAACAGGGAGGAACAAGTTAGGTAGAAATATACACTTTGGCGTAAGGGAACATGCTATGGCAGCGATTCAGAATGGGATTTCCTGCTATGGTGGTTTTTTGCCATATACCGCAACCTTTTTTGTATTCACGGACTACATGCGTCCTGCAGTTCGAATCGCTGCATTGAGCAGACTGCATGTCATATATGTTCTTTCACATGATTCGGTCTTTGTTGGCGAGGATGGTCCAACTCATCAGCCAGTAGAGCACCTTGCTGGAATCAGGATGATCCCAAACCTTACAGTTATCAGACCTGCTGATGCATTAGAGACGAGAGAGGCATGGATTTCAGCAATAGAAAACAGGGACGGACCAACAGCGCTTATTCTAACTAGGCAGAATGTACCGGTTATCAAGAGGAAGTCGCAGGCTGAAAGAGATCTTGATAAGGGAGCATATATAATTTATGATACAGCCCTTGCCTCAGATGTTATCCTAATCGCATCAGGTTCGGAAGTCCATATTTCAATTGACGCCGCAATCAAGTTGGAAGAAGAGGGGATTAAAGCAAGAGTGATATCCTTTCCATCATGGGAATTATTTGAAAGGCAGTCATGTGAATATAAAGAAAAGATTTTACCTAAAGAAATCAAGAAAAGGGTTGTTATTGAGGCTGGTATCAGGATGGGATGGGAGAGGTATGCAGGTGATAAGGCCCTTTATATCACCATGGAGCAGTTTGGGGTTTCGGCACCTTATAAGATGTTAGCAGAACGATATGGCTTTAATTGTGATTACATAAAAGCAAAAGTGCTTGAATATTTAAAGGCATAG
- a CDS encoding Coenzyme F420 hydrogenase/dehydrogenase, beta subunit C-terminal domain produces MNTSLFQELKERAIDTQLCFFCGTCVAVCPADCIVFKDNGPELDGECTDCGQCLETCPGLGAPLQELDSLVFGRLKTEEEDQSGMGIFIKDRNLVSGDEEIFNCGYTGGKITAILAYLLDKKEIDAAIISSWGKTSPFNWLSWPMIAKSRDDLINGTGSKYVFSPNLIALKEILDMKDIDDVALVGLGCHIQGLRKLQYLGKTYSNLVKKVKYSFGLYCGAPMKQKDDFLLHVAKLCEVSEQDIIQVDFRRVSMEFDVVYEVVLKDGRKVSKQMNIFELFQILPQYQCWKRCRLCTDYSAEYADISFGGAHVTSRTPAGEDIVKRAIDDGWLITPQQNTNSMIDNMVEEIDRSMVMMKKVKNKKRIFDYRAKGNPTPEYD; encoded by the coding sequence ATGAATACATCGTTGTTTCAGGAACTTAAAGAGCGAGCTATTGATACTCAATTATGTTTTTTCTGTGGTACATGTGTTGCTGTATGTCCGGCAGACTGTATTGTATTTAAGGACAATGGGCCTGAACTTGACGGAGAATGTACTGACTGTGGACAGTGTCTAGAGACCTGTCCAGGGTTGGGTGCTCCACTTCAGGAATTGGATAGTCTGGTATTTGGCCGTTTGAAAACAGAAGAAGAGGACCAAAGTGGTATGGGGATTTTTATCAAGGACAGAAATCTTGTTAGCGGAGATGAGGAAATATTTAATTGCGGCTATACGGGCGGTAAGATAACAGCTATTCTCGCATATCTTCTGGATAAGAAGGAGATTGATGCAGCTATAATATCCTCCTGGGGTAAAACATCCCCTTTCAACTGGTTGTCATGGCCTATGATCGCAAAAAGTCGAGATGATTTGATTAACGGAACGGGAAGCAAGTACGTATTCAGTCCCAATCTAATAGCTCTAAAAGAGATTTTAGATATGAAGGATATTGATGATGTTGCGTTGGTCGGTTTGGGATGTCATATACAGGGATTGAGGAAGCTGCAATATCTTGGAAAAACATACTCAAATCTGGTAAAGAAGGTAAAATATAGTTTTGGTTTATACTGTGGCGCTCCAATGAAACAAAAGGATGATTTCCTTCTTCATGTTGCAAAACTCTGCGAGGTATCAGAGCAGGATATTATACAAGTTGATTTTAGAAGGGTTTCAATGGAGTTCGATGTCGTTTATGAGGTTGTTCTTAAGGATGGTAGAAAGGTCAGTAAGCAGATGAATATATTCGAGCTATTTCAGATTTTACCTCAATATCAATGTTGGAAGCGATGCAGATTGTGTACTGATTATTCTGCAGAATACGCTGATATTTCATTTGGTGGAGCACATGTGACAAGCCGTACACCAGCAGGCGAGGATATTGTGAAGAGGGCTATTGATGATGGTTGGCTTATCACTCCTCAACAAAATACAAATTCAATGATTGATAACATGGTTGAAGAGATCGATAGGTCAATGGTTATGATGAAAAAGGTAAAGAATAAAAAACGGATATTTGACTATAGAGCAAAGGGAAATCCTACACCAGAATATGATTGA